One genomic region from Camelus bactrianus isolate YW-2024 breed Bactrian camel chromosome 3, ASM4877302v1, whole genome shotgun sequence encodes:
- the PGBD2 gene encoding piggyBac transposable element-derived protein 2 codes for MASSSSSLTPGRGAGSKLKSMKLLEVLNALEEDESGHGREEIFIAPPSNAAGDFTDEDSGDEDGRRGTHLPGSVLHAFVVPEDSGPSEDEEDLQPARKKRRAGVEPQRIWTKRDIRPDFSSWTASDPHMEDLRSQELSPVGLFELFFDEGTINFIVDETNRYACQKNVSLGLTAQELKCVLGILILSGYISYPRRRMFWETSPDSHHHLVADAIRRDRFELIFSYLHFADNNGLDESDRFAKVRPLIVRMNRNFQKHAPLEEFYSFGESTCEYFGHRGSKQLPAGKPVRLGYKIWCGTTSRGYLVWFEPSQGTLFTKPGRGLDLGGSMVVKFVDALQARGCLPYHIFLDKVFTSVKLMSILRKKGVKATGTVREYRTERCPLKDPKELKKLKRGSFDYKVDESEEIIVCRWHDSRVVNICSNAVGIEPVGLSSHHSGAARTQSQVHQPSLVRLYQEKVGGVGRMDQNIAKYKVKIRGMKWYSSFIGYVIDAALNNAWQLHRICCRDAQVDLLAFRRYVACVYLESNADTSSQGRRSRRLETESRFDMIGHWIIHQDKRTRCALCHSQTNTRCEKCQKGVHAKCFRAYHIR; via the exons ATGGCTTCATCTTCAAG CAGCCTCACTCCTGGGAGAGGTGCTGGCTCAAAGCTCAAGTCCATGAAGTTGCTCGAGGTTCTGAATGCCCTGGAGGAAGACGAATCTGGCCACGGCAGGGAGGAGATCTTCATCGCACCACCCAGTAACGCTGCAGGGGACTTCACTGATGAGGACTCGGGCGATGAAGATGGCCGGCGAGGAACCCACCTGCCCGGCAGCGTGCTGCACGCCTTTGTTGTGCCCGAGGACTCTGGCCCCAGCGAGGATGAGGAGGACCTGCAGCCAGCCAGGAAGAAGCGGAGGGCAGGAGTGGAGCCTCAGCGCATTTGGACCAAAAGAGACATCCGGCCGGACTTCAGCAGCTGGACAGCATCAGATCCTCATATGGAAGATCTCAGAAGCCAGGAGCTGAGTCCTGTGGGCCTCTTTGAATTGTTTTTTGATGAAGGCACAATTAATTTTATTGTTGATGAAACCAATCGTTATGCTTGTCAGAAAAATGTCAGCCTGGGTCTCACGGCCCAGGAGTTGAAGTGTGTTCTGGGCATTTTGATCTTGAGCGGGTACATCTCCTACCCAAGGAGAAGGATGTTTTGGGAAACGTCTCCTGATTCCCATCACCATCTCGTGGCTGATGCAATCCGGAGGGACCGGTTTGAGCTGATCTTCTCATACCTGCATTTTGCAGATAATAACGGGCTGGATGAAAGTGACCGGTTTGCCAAGGTCAGGCCTCTCATCGTCCGGATGAACCGCAATTTCCAGAAGCACGCGCCCTTGGAAGAGTTCTACAGCTTCGGCGAGTCCACGTGTGAGTACTTCGGACACCGGGGATCCAAGCAGCTGCCCGCAGGGAAGCCTGTGCGCCTGGGCTACAAGATCTGGTGTGGGACGACCAGCAGAGGCTACCTGGTGTGGTTCGAGCCCTCGCAGGGCACGCTGTTCACGAAGCCCGGCAGGGGCCTGGACCTGGGAGGCAGCATGGTGGTCAAATTTGTAGATGCGCTTCAGGCACGTGGCTGTCTGCCGTACCACATATTTTTGGACAAGGTTTTTACAAGTGTCAAACTGATGTCCATTTTGAGGAAGAAAGGAGTGAAGGCGACAGGAACTGTCCGTGAGTACAGAACCGAGCGATGTCCCCTTAAAGATCCCAAGGAACTGAAGAAGTTGAAGAGGGGTTCGTTTGATTACAAAGTGGATGAGAGCGAGGAGATCATTGTCTGCCGCTGGCATGACAGCCGCGTGGTCAACATCTGCTCCAACGCGGTGGGCATAGAGCCGGTGGGGCTGAGCAGCCATCACTCGGGGGCGGCCAGAACGCAGTCCCAGGTCCACCAGCCGTCCCTGGTGAGGCTGTACCAGGAGAAGGTGGGGGGTGTCGGCCGGATGGACCAGAACATCGCCAAGTATAAGGTGAAGATCCGGGGTATGAAGTGGTACTCGAGTTTCATTGGCTATGTCATCGACGCCGCTCTTAACAACGCGTGGCAGCTGCACCGGATATGCTGCCGAGATGCCCAGGTGGACCTCCTGGCCTTCCGGAGGTACGTGGCCTGTGTGTACCTGGAGAGCAACGCGGACACGTCGTCCCAGGGGAGGCGAAGCCGGAGGCTGGAAACCGAGAGCCGCTTCGACATGATTGGGCACTGGATCATCCACCAGGATAAGAGGACCCGCTGTGCCCTCTGCCACTCGCAGACCAACACCCGCTGTGAGAAGTGCCAGAAGGGCGTGCATGCCAAGTGCTTCAGGGCGTACCACATCCGGTGA